The Amaranthus tricolor cultivar Red isolate AtriRed21 chromosome 6, ASM2621246v1, whole genome shotgun sequence genome has a segment encoding these proteins:
- the LOC130815338 gene encoding leucine-rich repeat receptor protein kinase HPCA1 isoform X1 gives MLAIKILLFCLLGFAKFQLFFSLTDPGDVAAIQSLKAQWENTPPSWSKSNDPCAGLWEGVTCNNSRITALGLSTMGLKGKLSGDIGGLTELRSLDLSFNRGLTGSLTPKLGDLHKLNILILAGCGFSGSIPMELGNLAELSFLALNSNNFTGEIPHSLGNLSKLYWLDLADNQLSGSIPVSTPNSPGLDLLRKAKHFHFNKNRLSGSIPPQIFSSEMILIHVLFDGNELTGTIPSTLGLVQTLEVLRLDRNSLTGEVPTNLNNLTSVVEMNLGHNKLTGPLPNLTGMDSLSYLDLSNNFFDESEAPEWFSTLLSLTTLMMEYGSLQGPVPEKLFSAPQMQLVKMRNNSFNGTLDMGDSIGQQLQLVDFENNKISSVTLGSKYTNTLILNGNPVCITPLSNTDYCQNQQQTKKPYSTSLANCGKKQCPADQKPSPQSCECAYPYEGTMYFRGPSFRELSNANTFHKLEMSLWVKLSLTPGSVSLQNPFFNLDDYLQVHMEIFPSGKKYFNRSEILRIGFDLSNQTFKPPPEFGPYYFIASPYLFPDGGSGTTISIGVIAGIASTCAFLALLIIGVGFYAIHQKTRAERAVGLSRPFVSWGSSGKDSGGAPQLKGARWFPYDELKKCTNSFSARNEIGLGGYGKVYRGVLSDGQQVAIKRAQQGSMQGGHEFKTEIELLSRVHHKNLVGLLGFCFDQGEQMLVYEYMPNGSLRDSLLGRSGIQLDWKRRLHIALGSARGLTYLHELANPPIIHRDVKSSNILLDENLTAKVSDFGLCKLVSDTSKGHVSTQVKGTLGYLDPEYYLTQQLTEKSDVYSFGVVMLELVTAKQPIEKGKYIVREVKTIMDKNEEEFYGLKVIIDPIIKNIPNLSGFKKFIELAIQCVDESASDRPTMSDVVKEIEIILQNDGLNTGSTSTSSSITDFGTTKGAIKHPYEDALAKKHNSESGAFDYSGGYTLTPKVEPK, from the exons GGACCTGTCCTTCAATCGGGGCCTCACCGGTTCTTTAACTCCAAAACTCGGAGATCTTCACAAACTGAATATTCT GATCTTGGCAGGTTGTGGTTTCAGTGGTAGCATTCCTATGGAACTAGGCAACCTTGCAGAACTCTCATTCCT GGCTCTGAACTCCAACAACTTTACGGGCGAAATACCCCATTCACTTGGTAACCTCTCCAAACTTTACTGGCTGGATTTGGCAGATAACCAATTATCAGGAAGTATTCCTGTCTCAACACCTAACAGTCCAGGCCTCGATCTTCTACGAAAGGCAAAACATTT CCACTTCAACAAAAACCGGCTTTCTGGGTCAATTCCTCCTCAAATTTTCAGTTCTGAGATGATTCTAATCCATGT ACTTTTTGATGGAAATGAACTAACTGGGACAATTCCATCAACTTTAGGACTTGTTCAGACTCTTGAAGTTCT ACGCCTTGATCGTAATTCCTTGACTGGGGAAGTGCCAACGAATCTCAACAATCTCACCAGTGTTGTTGAAAT GAACTTGGGGCACAACAAGCTAACCGGTCCTTTGCCAAATCTAACGGGGATGGATTCTCTAAGCTACTT GGACTTGAGCAACAACTTCTTTGATGAATCGGAAGCACCAGAATGGTTCTCGACTTTATTGTCTCTAACTACGCT GATGATGGAGTATGGTTCACTTCAAGGACCTGTGCCTGAAAAACTATTTAGTGCTCCACAGATGCAGCTAGT GAAAATGAGGAACAATTCATTCAATGGAACATTGGATATGGGTGATAGCATTGGTCAACAGCTCCAGCTTGTAGATTTTGAGAACAACAAGATTTCTTCAGTAACACTTGGTTCTAAATACACAAATACTTTGAT ATTGAACGGAAACCCAGTATGCATCACTCCACTCTCCAATACCGACTACTGTCAAAATCAGCAGCAAACAAAAAAGCCCTACTCTACAAGTCTAGCAAATTGTGGAAAGAAGCAATGTCCAGCAGATCAGAAGCCAAGTCCTCAGAGTTGTGAGTGCGCGTATCCATATGAAGGAACTATGTACTTTCGAGGGCCATCATTCAGGGAATTGTCCAACGCAAACACCTTCCACAAACTAGAAATGAGCTTATGGGTGAAACTTAGCTTAACCCCTGGCTCGGTTTCTCTACAAAATCCGTTCTTCAACTTAGATGACTACCTTCAAGTTCATATGGAAATATTTCCATCAGGCAAAAAATATTTCAATCGATCAGAAATTCTGCGGATTGGCTTTGATCTTAGTAATCAAACTTTTAAGCCACCCCCAGAGTTCGGTCCATACTATTTTATTGCATCACCGTATCTCTTCCCAG ACGGGGGTTCAGGAACGACCATTAGCATAGGTGTAATTGCAGGAATCGCTTCTACATGTGCCTTCCTTGCATTATTGATTATTGGAGTGGGATTTTATGCCATACACCAGAAAACACGCGCTGAGAGAGCAGTTGGTTTGAGTAGACCGTTTG TGTCGTGGGGTTCGAGTGGCAAAGATAGTGGTGGTGCTCCACAATTAAAGGGAGCTAGATGGTTTCCATATGATGAACTAAAGAAGTGCACCAATAGTTTCTCTGCCCGCAATGAGATAGGCTTAGGCGGCTATGGGAAGGTTTATCGAGGAGTATTATCTGATGGGCAACAAGTCGCAATCAAACGAGCTCAACAAGGTTCTATGCAGGGTGGCCATGAATTCAAAACTGAAATCGAATTGCTTTCTCGAGTTCACCATAAGAATTTAGTTGGCCTTTTGGGGTTCTGTTTTGATCAAGGGGAACAAATGCTAGTGTACGAGTATATGCCTAATGGATCACTGAGAGATAGTTTGCTCG GAAGATCTGGCATTCAGCTCGATTGGAAGAGAAGATTGCACATTGCTCTAGGATCAGCTCGAGGGTTAACCTATCTTCATGAACTTGCCAACCCTCCGATTATCCATAGAGACGTCAAGTCTAGCAATATATTATTGGATGAAAATTTGACAGCCAAGGTTTCCGACTTTGGCTTATGTAAGTTGGTTTCCGACACCTCAAAAGGTCACGTTTCTACCCAAGTGAAAGGAACGCTG GGCTATCTTGATCCCGAGTATTACTTGACACAACAGTTGACCgaaaaaagtgatgtttatagctTCGGAGTTGTTATGCTAGAATTAGTAACCGCTAAGCAGCCAATCGAAAAAGGGAAGTACATTGTCCGTGAAGTTAAAACAATAATGGACAAGAACGAGGAAGAGTTCTACGGCTTGAAAGTGATAATAGATCCAATCATTAAGAACATTCCAAATTTATCGGGGTTCAAAAAGTTCATTGAGCTAGCCATACAATGTGTAGATGAAAGTGCTTCAGACCGACCAACAATGAGTGATGTCGTGAAGGAGATCGAGATTATACTACAAAATGACGGGTTAAATACAGGCTCGACATCTACATCTTCATCCATTACGGATTTTGGAACCACAAAAGGTGCTATTAAGCACCCATATGAGGATGCCTTAGCAAAGAAACATAACAGCGAGAGTGGTGCCTTTGACTATAGTGGTGGATACACTTTAACACCAAAAGTGGAGCCAAAGTAG
- the LOC130815338 gene encoding leucine-rich repeat receptor protein kinase HPCA1 isoform X2 yields the protein MGLKGKLSGDIGGLTELRSLDLSFNRGLTGSLTPKLGDLHKLNILILAGCGFSGSIPMELGNLAELSFLALNSNNFTGEIPHSLGNLSKLYWLDLADNQLSGSIPVSTPNSPGLDLLRKAKHFHFNKNRLSGSIPPQIFSSEMILIHVLFDGNELTGTIPSTLGLVQTLEVLRLDRNSLTGEVPTNLNNLTSVVEMNLGHNKLTGPLPNLTGMDSLSYLDLSNNFFDESEAPEWFSTLLSLTTLMMEYGSLQGPVPEKLFSAPQMQLVKMRNNSFNGTLDMGDSIGQQLQLVDFENNKISSVTLGSKYTNTLILNGNPVCITPLSNTDYCQNQQQTKKPYSTSLANCGKKQCPADQKPSPQSCECAYPYEGTMYFRGPSFRELSNANTFHKLEMSLWVKLSLTPGSVSLQNPFFNLDDYLQVHMEIFPSGKKYFNRSEILRIGFDLSNQTFKPPPEFGPYYFIASPYLFPDGGSGTTISIGVIAGIASTCAFLALLIIGVGFYAIHQKTRAERAVGLSRPFVSWGSSGKDSGGAPQLKGARWFPYDELKKCTNSFSARNEIGLGGYGKVYRGVLSDGQQVAIKRAQQGSMQGGHEFKTEIELLSRVHHKNLVGLLGFCFDQGEQMLVYEYMPNGSLRDSLLGRSGIQLDWKRRLHIALGSARGLTYLHELANPPIIHRDVKSSNILLDENLTAKVSDFGLCKLVSDTSKGHVSTQVKGTLGYLDPEYYLTQQLTEKSDVYSFGVVMLELVTAKQPIEKGKYIVREVKTIMDKNEEEFYGLKVIIDPIIKNIPNLSGFKKFIELAIQCVDESASDRPTMSDVVKEIEIILQNDGLNTGSTSTSSSITDFGTTKGAIKHPYEDALAKKHNSESGAFDYSGGYTLTPKVEPK from the exons GGACCTGTCCTTCAATCGGGGCCTCACCGGTTCTTTAACTCCAAAACTCGGAGATCTTCACAAACTGAATATTCT GATCTTGGCAGGTTGTGGTTTCAGTGGTAGCATTCCTATGGAACTAGGCAACCTTGCAGAACTCTCATTCCT GGCTCTGAACTCCAACAACTTTACGGGCGAAATACCCCATTCACTTGGTAACCTCTCCAAACTTTACTGGCTGGATTTGGCAGATAACCAATTATCAGGAAGTATTCCTGTCTCAACACCTAACAGTCCAGGCCTCGATCTTCTACGAAAGGCAAAACATTT CCACTTCAACAAAAACCGGCTTTCTGGGTCAATTCCTCCTCAAATTTTCAGTTCTGAGATGATTCTAATCCATGT ACTTTTTGATGGAAATGAACTAACTGGGACAATTCCATCAACTTTAGGACTTGTTCAGACTCTTGAAGTTCT ACGCCTTGATCGTAATTCCTTGACTGGGGAAGTGCCAACGAATCTCAACAATCTCACCAGTGTTGTTGAAAT GAACTTGGGGCACAACAAGCTAACCGGTCCTTTGCCAAATCTAACGGGGATGGATTCTCTAAGCTACTT GGACTTGAGCAACAACTTCTTTGATGAATCGGAAGCACCAGAATGGTTCTCGACTTTATTGTCTCTAACTACGCT GATGATGGAGTATGGTTCACTTCAAGGACCTGTGCCTGAAAAACTATTTAGTGCTCCACAGATGCAGCTAGT GAAAATGAGGAACAATTCATTCAATGGAACATTGGATATGGGTGATAGCATTGGTCAACAGCTCCAGCTTGTAGATTTTGAGAACAACAAGATTTCTTCAGTAACACTTGGTTCTAAATACACAAATACTTTGAT ATTGAACGGAAACCCAGTATGCATCACTCCACTCTCCAATACCGACTACTGTCAAAATCAGCAGCAAACAAAAAAGCCCTACTCTACAAGTCTAGCAAATTGTGGAAAGAAGCAATGTCCAGCAGATCAGAAGCCAAGTCCTCAGAGTTGTGAGTGCGCGTATCCATATGAAGGAACTATGTACTTTCGAGGGCCATCATTCAGGGAATTGTCCAACGCAAACACCTTCCACAAACTAGAAATGAGCTTATGGGTGAAACTTAGCTTAACCCCTGGCTCGGTTTCTCTACAAAATCCGTTCTTCAACTTAGATGACTACCTTCAAGTTCATATGGAAATATTTCCATCAGGCAAAAAATATTTCAATCGATCAGAAATTCTGCGGATTGGCTTTGATCTTAGTAATCAAACTTTTAAGCCACCCCCAGAGTTCGGTCCATACTATTTTATTGCATCACCGTATCTCTTCCCAG ACGGGGGTTCAGGAACGACCATTAGCATAGGTGTAATTGCAGGAATCGCTTCTACATGTGCCTTCCTTGCATTATTGATTATTGGAGTGGGATTTTATGCCATACACCAGAAAACACGCGCTGAGAGAGCAGTTGGTTTGAGTAGACCGTTTG TGTCGTGGGGTTCGAGTGGCAAAGATAGTGGTGGTGCTCCACAATTAAAGGGAGCTAGATGGTTTCCATATGATGAACTAAAGAAGTGCACCAATAGTTTCTCTGCCCGCAATGAGATAGGCTTAGGCGGCTATGGGAAGGTTTATCGAGGAGTATTATCTGATGGGCAACAAGTCGCAATCAAACGAGCTCAACAAGGTTCTATGCAGGGTGGCCATGAATTCAAAACTGAAATCGAATTGCTTTCTCGAGTTCACCATAAGAATTTAGTTGGCCTTTTGGGGTTCTGTTTTGATCAAGGGGAACAAATGCTAGTGTACGAGTATATGCCTAATGGATCACTGAGAGATAGTTTGCTCG GAAGATCTGGCATTCAGCTCGATTGGAAGAGAAGATTGCACATTGCTCTAGGATCAGCTCGAGGGTTAACCTATCTTCATGAACTTGCCAACCCTCCGATTATCCATAGAGACGTCAAGTCTAGCAATATATTATTGGATGAAAATTTGACAGCCAAGGTTTCCGACTTTGGCTTATGTAAGTTGGTTTCCGACACCTCAAAAGGTCACGTTTCTACCCAAGTGAAAGGAACGCTG GGCTATCTTGATCCCGAGTATTACTTGACACAACAGTTGACCgaaaaaagtgatgtttatagctTCGGAGTTGTTATGCTAGAATTAGTAACCGCTAAGCAGCCAATCGAAAAAGGGAAGTACATTGTCCGTGAAGTTAAAACAATAATGGACAAGAACGAGGAAGAGTTCTACGGCTTGAAAGTGATAATAGATCCAATCATTAAGAACATTCCAAATTTATCGGGGTTCAAAAAGTTCATTGAGCTAGCCATACAATGTGTAGATGAAAGTGCTTCAGACCGACCAACAATGAGTGATGTCGTGAAGGAGATCGAGATTATACTACAAAATGACGGGTTAAATACAGGCTCGACATCTACATCTTCATCCATTACGGATTTTGGAACCACAAAAGGTGCTATTAAGCACCCATATGAGGATGCCTTAGCAAAGAAACATAACAGCGAGAGTGGTGCCTTTGACTATAGTGGTGGATACACTTTAACACCAAAAGTGGAGCCAAAGTAG